AACTATCCGCTTTATCTGGCCATCGGCCCGCTGGTCGGCGCTTTGGCGGCGGGCAATCGGGTGATGCTCAAACTCAGCGAATCGACCCCGGCCACCGGCCTGTTGCTCAAGGAGTTGCTGGCGCGAATCTTCCCCGAAGATCTGGTTTGTGTGGTGCTCGGCGAAGCCGATATCGGCGTGGCGTTTTCCCGTTTGCGCTTCGATCATCTGTTATTCACCGGCGCCACCAGCATCGGCAAACACGTCATGCGCGCAGCGGCGGAAAACCTGACCCCGGTCACTCTTGAGCTGGGCGGTAAGTCCCCGGCCATCGTCTCCCGCGACGTGCCGTTGAAGGACGCCGCCGAACGCATCGCCTTCGGCAAAACCCTCAACGCCGGGCAGACCTGCGTCGCTCCCGATTACGTATTGGTCCCGGAAGACCGCATCGGTGGTTTCGTCGAAGCCTATCGCCAAGCCGTACAGGGTTTCTATCCGACCCTCACCGACAACCCCGACTACACCGCAATCATCAACGAACGCCAGTTGGCGCGGCTCAACGGCTACGTCAGCGATGCCACCAGCAAAGGTGCGCTGCTGATTCCGCTGTTCGATCAGGGTCAGGGCCGGCGCATGCCGCACAGCATGCTGCTGAATGTCAGCGACGACATGACCGTGATGCAGGACGAAATCTTCGGCCCGCTGCTGCCGATCGTGCCATACCAGGATCTGGAGCAGGCATTTGCTTACATCAATCAGCGCCCACGACCTCTGGCTCTTTACTACTTTGGCTACGACAAACACGAACAGAACCGCGTGCTGCAAGCAACCCATTCCGGCGGCGTGTGCCTGAACGACACCCTGCTGCATGTCGCGCAGGACGATATGCCGTTTGGCGGCATCGGTGCGTCGGGCATGGGTCATTACCACGGTCACGAAGGCTTCCTGACATTCAGCAAAGCCAAGGGCGTGCTGGTTAAACAGCGCTTCAACGCGGCCAGACTGATTTACCCGCCGTACGGAAAATCGATTCAGAAACTGATCCAGAAGCTGTTCATCCGCTAAATATTCGTCATCGCCGGGTAATAAAAACAATGCACCCAAGCCTGACCGATACACCTGAACTGTCACGTCGTGGTCTGCTGAAACTCAGCCTCGGCGCCACGGCTTTCCTCGCCACCGCCGGTCTCGGTGCCAGCCTCAGCGGCTGTTCGTCGAGCGTCGCGGCCAATGGTTTCGTGACTTTGCGCGACGGCGATTTGCTGTTTCTGCGCGCGCTGATTCCGGTGATGCTTGATGGCGCCGTGGTCGCCGAGAAGATGCCCGGCGCGGTGGCTGGCACCCTCGATTCGCTGGATTACAGCCTCGATCACCTGTCGCCGGAAATGCTCAAACTCACCCGACAACTGTTCGACGTGCTGGGCATGGCCGTGACCCGTGGCCCGCTCACCGGGATCTGGGGCAGTTGGGAAAACGCCAGTCCCGAAGCGATGCGTCACTTCCTCGACCGTTGGCAAAACAGTTCGTTGAACCTGCTGCGCATGGGCCATAGCTCCCTGCAGCAAAT
The sequence above is drawn from the Pseudomonas sp. FP2196 genome and encodes:
- a CDS encoding coniferyl aldehyde dehydrogenase translates to MTADIAYLQTLQLPLEALDRQFAAQRAAYAANPMPPAAQRQQWLKALRDLLSNQRQALIEAISADFSHRSADETLLAELMPSLHGIHYASRHLKGWMKASRRKVGMAFQPASAKVVYQPLGVVGVIVPWNYPLYLAIGPLVGALAAGNRVMLKLSESTPATGLLLKELLARIFPEDLVCVVLGEADIGVAFSRLRFDHLLFTGATSIGKHVMRAAAENLTPVTLELGGKSPAIVSRDVPLKDAAERIAFGKTLNAGQTCVAPDYVLVPEDRIGGFVEAYRQAVQGFYPTLTDNPDYTAIINERQLARLNGYVSDATSKGALLIPLFDQGQGRRMPHSMLLNVSDDMTVMQDEIFGPLLPIVPYQDLEQAFAYINQRPRPLALYYFGYDKHEQNRVLQATHSGGVCLNDTLLHVAQDDMPFGGIGASGMGHYHGHEGFLTFSKAKGVLVKQRFNAARLIYPPYGKSIQKLIQKLFIR
- a CDS encoding twin-arginine translocation pathway signal protein, which translates into the protein MHPSLTDTPELSRRGLLKLSLGATAFLATAGLGASLSGCSSSVAANGFVTLRDGDLLFLRALIPVMLDGAVVAEKMPGAVAGTLDSLDYSLDHLSPEMLKLTRQLFDVLGMAVTRGPLTGIWGSWENASPEAMRHFLDRWQNSSLNLLRMGHSSLQQMVMMAWYTRKDSWAHCGYPGPPAV